The following proteins are co-located in the Zonotrichia albicollis isolate bZonAlb1 chromosome 1, bZonAlb1.hap1, whole genome shotgun sequence genome:
- the CFAP418 gene encoding cilia- and flagella-associated protein 418, which yields MADDLDRLLDEVERRLCHRRGGGGGGGSQEQPAAAKEGRSAKVLMSAGSSEEDLDDIIEEICNDSSFAKTPPKLKSNSASLTPERNSVVVQAHGKRCCPVYLGGSLSPSGIGTNISKRACDRLRCTACDFRVSLFNDYVWDQSCDYLFFRNNMPELSKLRAKMIKKKGARAYACQCSWRSIDELTDLQTEQQLRWVCGKHGE from the exons ATGGCGGACGATCTGGACCGGCTGCTGGACGAGGTGGAGAGGCGGCTGTGCCaccggcgcggcggcggcggcggcggcggcagccaggagcagcccgCGGCGGCCAAGGAGGGCAG atcaGCTAAAGTGTTAATGAGTGCTGGCAGCAGCGAAGAAGATCTGGATGACATTATTGAAGAAATCTGTAATGACAGCAGCTTTGCCAAAACACCTCCA aaattgaAGTCTAATTCTGCAAGTCTCACACCTGAAAGAAATAGTGTTGTTGTACAGGCACATGGGAAAAG ATGCTGTCCAGTGTACCTGGGTGGAAGCCTTTCACCATCTGGGATAGgaacaaatatttcaaaaag GGCGTGTGATCGGCTGCGCTGCACTGCTTGTGACTTCCGCGTGTCGCTTTTCAATGACTACGTCTGGGATCAGTCCTGTGATTATCTTTTCTTCAG GAATAACATGCCTGAGCTCAGTAAACTAAGAGCAAAGATGATAAAGAAGAAAGGAGCACGTGCATATGCTTGTCAGTGCAGCTGGAGATCCATTGATGAATTAACTGACCTccaaacagagcagcagcttcGCTGGGTTTGTGGTAAACATGGAGAATGA